A single window of Mycolicibacterium madagascariense DNA harbors:
- the rpsO gene encoding 30S ribosomal protein S15, which produces MALTTEQKKEILGQYGLHETDTGSPEAQIAMLTKRISDLTEHLKMHKHDHHSRRGLLLLVGRRRRLLKYIAQVDVQRYRSLIERLGLRR; this is translated from the coding sequence ATGGCGCTCACCACCGAGCAGAAGAAGGAAATCCTCGGCCAGTACGGTCTGCACGAGACCGACACGGGCTCCCCGGAAGCGCAGATCGCGATGCTGACCAAGCGCATCTCGGATCTGACCGAACACCTCAAGATGCACAAGCACGATCACCACTCCCGCCGCGGGCTGCTGCTGCTGGTCGGTCGTCGTCGCCGGTTGCTGAAGTACATCGCCCAGGTCGACGTGCAGCGCTACCGTTCGCTGATCGAGCGCCTCGGCCTGCGCCGCTGA
- a CDS encoding M16 family metallopeptidase: protein MPRRPTAEHVRRSELPGGLRVVTEFVPSVRSASVGVWVGVGSRDEGHSVAGAAHFLEHLLFKSTPTRSAVQIAQAVDAVGGELNAFTAREHTCYYAHVLDTDLELAVDLVADVVLRGRCAGEDVEVERDVVLEEIAMRDDDPEDTLGDVFLSAMFGDHPVGRPVIGSVESISTMTRTQLHSFHVRRYTPERMVLAVAGNVDHDHVVALAREYFGPRLVDGNQPVAPRKGTGRVPGKPGLQIVDRDAEQTHMFLGVRTPGRHWNRRWALSVLNSALGGGLSSRLFQQIRENRGLAYSVYSTVDTFSDSGALSVYAACLPERFDEVTRVSADVLAEAARDGITESECRIAKGSLRGGLVLGLEDSGSRMHRIGRSELNFGRHRSIDDTLALIDAVTLDEVNAVARQLLNRPYGAAVLGPHRTKKSLPHALRRLVG, encoded by the coding sequence ATGCCGCGACGGCCAACAGCTGAGCACGTCCGACGTAGCGAACTCCCTGGCGGCCTGCGCGTCGTCACGGAGTTCGTGCCGTCGGTGCGCTCGGCCTCGGTGGGCGTGTGGGTGGGCGTCGGATCGCGCGACGAAGGTCATAGCGTGGCCGGCGCCGCCCACTTCCTCGAGCACCTGCTGTTCAAGTCCACCCCGACGCGCTCGGCGGTGCAGATCGCTCAGGCGGTCGACGCCGTCGGCGGCGAACTGAACGCGTTCACCGCCCGCGAGCACACCTGCTACTACGCGCACGTCCTGGACACCGACCTCGAGTTGGCCGTCGACCTGGTGGCCGACGTCGTACTGCGGGGTCGGTGTGCCGGCGAGGACGTGGAGGTCGAGCGCGACGTGGTGCTCGAGGAGATCGCCATGCGTGACGACGATCCCGAGGACACCCTCGGTGACGTCTTCCTGTCGGCGATGTTCGGCGACCACCCCGTCGGTCGCCCCGTGATCGGCAGCGTGGAGTCCATCTCGACGATGACCCGCACCCAGCTGCACTCGTTCCACGTGCGCCGCTACACCCCCGAGCGCATGGTCCTCGCGGTCGCGGGCAACGTCGACCACGATCACGTCGTCGCGCTGGCACGGGAGTACTTCGGCCCCCGCCTGGTGGACGGCAACCAGCCGGTCGCGCCCCGCAAGGGGACGGGCCGGGTGCCGGGCAAGCCCGGCCTGCAGATCGTCGACCGCGATGCCGAACAGACCCACATGTTCCTCGGCGTCCGCACGCCAGGACGACACTGGAACCGCCGCTGGGCGCTGTCGGTACTCAACAGTGCCCTCGGCGGCGGCCTGAGTTCGCGCCTGTTCCAACAGATTCGGGAGAATCGCGGACTGGCGTACTCGGTGTACTCGACAGTCGACACGTTCTCGGACTCCGGCGCGCTGTCGGTCTACGCGGCCTGTCTACCCGAGCGGTTCGACGAGGTCACCCGGGTGTCCGCGGACGTGCTGGCCGAGGCGGCGCGCGACGGGATCACCGAGTCGGAGTGCCGCATCGCGAAGGGCTCGCTGCGCGGTGGTCTGGTCCTGGGCCTGGAGGACTCGGGCTCGCGGATGCACCGCATCGGTCGCAGCGAATTGAACTTCGGCAGGCACCGCAGCATCGACGACACCCTGGCGCTCATCGACGCCGTCACCCTCGACGAGGTGAACGCCGTGGCGCGACAGCTGCTGAACCGGCCCTACGGCGCGGCCGTGCTCGGGCCGCACCGCACGAAGAAGTCACTGCCGCACGCGCTTCGGCGTCTCGTCGGCTGA
- a CDS encoding polyribonucleotide nucleotidyltransferase, with the protein MSATEIEDGVFESTAVIDNGSFGTRTIRFETGRLAKQAAGSVVAYLDDDTMLLSATTASKQPKDHFDFFPLTIDVEERMYAAGRIPGSFFRREGRPSTDAILTCRLIDRPLRPTFISGLRNEIQVVVTILSLDPKDLYDVLAINAASASTQISGIPFSGPVGGVRVALIDGQWVAFPTVEQLEKAVFDMVVAGRKTADDVAIMMVEAEATDNVIELIAGGAAAPTESVVAEGLEAAKPFIAALCDAQQALADSAAKPTADYPVFPDYQDDVFYAVSSIATDELAKALTIAGKEERDERTNQIKGEVLDRLGETYAGREKEIGAAYRSLTKKLVRQRILTDHFRIDGRGITDIRALSAEVAVIPRAHGSALFERGETQIMGVTTLDMVKMAQQIDSLGPETSKRYMHHYNFPPYSTGETGRVGSPKRREIGHGALAERALVPVLPSVEEFPYAIRQVSEALGSNGSTSMGSVCASTLSLLNAGVPLKAPVAGIAMGLVSDDVEVEGGGTERRFVTLTDILGAEDAFGDMDFKCAGTKDFVTALQLDTKLDGIPSQVLAGALAQAKDARITILEVMAEAIDEPDEMSLYAPRITTIKVPVDKIGEVIGPKGKMINSITEQTGASISIEDDGTVFVGASNGEAAQAAIDMINAIANPQLPKIGERFLGTVVKTTDFGAFVSLLPGRDGLVHISKLGRGKRIAKVEDVVKVGDKLRVEIADIDNRGKISLVLVAEEETAEAPSAPAEAPSDSGVAPADAATANS; encoded by the coding sequence ATGTCTGCAACTGAAATAGAAGACGGCGTCTTCGAGTCCACCGCCGTGATCGACAACGGGAGCTTCGGCACCCGCACCATCCGCTTCGAGACCGGCAGGCTGGCCAAGCAGGCCGCCGGTTCGGTCGTCGCCTACCTCGACGACGACACCATGCTGCTGAGTGCCACCACGGCCAGCAAGCAGCCCAAGGACCACTTCGACTTCTTCCCCCTGACGATCGACGTCGAGGAGCGGATGTACGCCGCGGGACGCATCCCCGGCTCGTTCTTCCGCCGCGAGGGCCGCCCCTCCACCGACGCGATCCTCACCTGCCGCCTGATCGACCGGCCGCTGCGTCCGACCTTCATCTCGGGGCTGCGCAACGAGATCCAGGTCGTGGTGACCATTCTGAGCCTGGATCCCAAGGACCTGTACGACGTGCTGGCGATCAACGCCGCGTCGGCCTCGACCCAGATCTCCGGCATTCCGTTCTCCGGCCCCGTCGGCGGCGTGCGCGTCGCGCTGATCGACGGCCAGTGGGTCGCGTTCCCCACGGTCGAGCAACTCGAGAAGGCCGTCTTCGACATGGTCGTCGCCGGCCGCAAGACCGCTGACGACGTCGCAATCATGATGGTCGAGGCCGAGGCCACCGACAACGTCATCGAGCTCATCGCCGGTGGCGCCGCCGCGCCGACCGAGAGCGTCGTGGCCGAGGGCCTGGAGGCCGCCAAGCCGTTCATCGCCGCCCTGTGCGACGCGCAGCAGGCGCTGGCCGACAGCGCCGCCAAGCCCACCGCCGACTACCCGGTGTTCCCGGACTACCAGGACGACGTGTTCTACGCGGTGTCCTCGATCGCGACCGACGAGCTCGCCAAGGCGCTGACCATCGCGGGCAAGGAAGAGCGCGACGAGCGCACCAACCAGATCAAGGGCGAGGTCCTCGACCGTCTCGGCGAGACCTACGCCGGTCGCGAGAAGGAGATCGGGGCGGCCTACCGCTCCCTGACCAAGAAGCTGGTCCGCCAGCGCATCCTGACCGACCACTTCCGCATCGACGGCCGTGGCATCACGGACATCCGGGCGCTGTCGGCCGAGGTGGCCGTCATCCCGCGCGCGCACGGCAGCGCCCTGTTCGAGCGTGGCGAGACCCAGATCATGGGCGTCACCACTCTCGACATGGTCAAGATGGCTCAGCAGATCGACTCGCTCGGGCCGGAGACGTCCAAGCGCTACATGCACCACTACAACTTCCCGCCGTACTCGACCGGTGAGACCGGCCGGGTGGGCTCGCCCAAGCGGCGCGAGATCGGCCACGGTGCGCTCGCCGAGCGGGCCCTCGTGCCGGTGCTGCCGAGCGTCGAGGAGTTCCCCTACGCGATCCGCCAGGTGTCCGAGGCGCTGGGCTCCAACGGTTCGACGTCGATGGGCTCGGTGTGTGCCTCGACCCTGTCGCTGCTCAACGCCGGCGTGCCGCTGAAGGCACCCGTCGCGGGCATCGCGATGGGCCTGGTGTCCGACGACGTCGAGGTCGAGGGCGGGGGGACCGAGCGGCGCTTCGTCACGCTGACCGACATCCTCGGCGCCGAGGACGCGTTCGGCGACATGGACTTCAAGTGCGCAGGCACCAAGGACTTCGTCACCGCGCTGCAGCTCGACACCAAGCTCGACGGGATCCCGTCGCAGGTACTGGCGGGCGCACTCGCGCAGGCCAAGGACGCCCGCATCACGATCCTCGAGGTGATGGCCGAGGCCATCGACGAGCCCGACGAGATGAGCCTCTACGCGCCGCGGATCACCACGATCAAGGTGCCGGTCGACAAGATCGGCGAGGTGATCGGGCCCAAGGGCAAGATGATCAACTCGATCACCGAGCAGACGGGTGCGTCGATCTCGATCGAGGACGACGGCACCGTGTTCGTGGGCGCCTCCAACGGCGAAGCGGCACAGGCGGCGATCGACATGATCAACGCGATCGCCAACCCGCAGCTGCCCAAGATTGGTGAGCGCTTCCTCGGCACCGTTGTCAAGACCACCGACTTCGGCGCGTTCGTGTCGTTGCTGCCCGGTCGCGATGGCCTGGTGCACATCTCGAAGTTGGGACGCGGCAAGCGCATTGCCAAGGTCGAAGACGTGGTGAAGGTCGGCGACAAGTTGCGCGTCGAGATTGCCGACATCGACAACCGCGGCAAGATCTCGCTGGTGCTGGTCGCCGAGGAGGAGACCGCGGAGGCACCGTCGGCCCCCGCCGAGGCGCCGTCGGATTCGGGTGTCGCACCGGCAGATGCCGCGACGGCCAACAGCTGA
- a CDS encoding DUF4334 domain-containing protein, with product MTLADVLPNAPITADEALALFDESPAVEPEFMVGTWRGAEVPTGHPLDGLLAASGWWGKQFLGGESVHPLLFPTADGAGLWAMNPLPAFGGLGLVSRIPLLRNRSHARLITAAKPVLGTTVPKARLRTTRYRGVDSATMIYDQLPINDVFRGLDDDTVLGAMDLRGSPAPYFFVLVRDDSLALRH from the coding sequence ATGACGCTCGCCGACGTGCTCCCCAACGCCCCGATCACCGCCGACGAGGCGCTGGCACTCTTCGACGAAAGCCCCGCCGTCGAGCCCGAGTTCATGGTCGGGACGTGGCGGGGCGCCGAGGTGCCGACGGGTCATCCGCTGGACGGCCTCCTGGCGGCCAGCGGCTGGTGGGGCAAGCAGTTCCTCGGCGGCGAGTCGGTGCACCCGCTGCTGTTCCCGACGGCCGACGGTGCCGGACTGTGGGCGATGAACCCGCTGCCGGCGTTCGGTGGTCTCGGCCTGGTCAGCCGAATCCCGCTGCTGCGCAACCGAAGTCACGCGAGGCTCATCACCGCCGCGAAGCCCGTCCTCGGCACGACGGTGCCCAAGGCACGCCTGCGGACCACCCGCTACCGCGGCGTCGACTCGGCGACGATGATCTACGACCAGTTGCCGATCAACGACGTCTTCCGCGGGCTCGACGACGACACCGTACTCGGGGCGATGGATCTGCGCGGCTCCCCCGCGCCGTACTTCTTCGTGCTGGTGCGCGACGACTCACTGGCGCTTCGGCACTGA